Part of the Sphingorhabdus pulchriflava genome is shown below.
CGAGAAGCATGACGCTGTCCTTATCAAATCAGAAATATATCAGCGGCGTGAATGGCACGAATTGCGCCGTCCGCCAAGCGCAGGCTGAGCGCGCCATCGTCGCTTAAGCCTGCAAAAAGTCCGTCAATCTGCTCACCATCAGGCAGACTGACGCGCAGGGCCGTGCCCTTGGGATGCGCGGCGGCCTCCCATGCGCGCAGCAGGTTGGCTAAAGGCTGCTGGCGCCATTTTTGCAGCCACGAAGCGAATTGGTCTGCCAGTATTTCGCAAACCGCTTGCGGTTCGGGAGGATTGGCGCCCAAGGCCCGAAGGTCGCTGACGGGGCGTCCGATGTCCGCCGGGTGCGAAACCAGATTGATCCCGAAACCGGCAATAATCGCATCACCCGACCTTTCGAGCAGGATGCCGCACAGTTTGTCGCCATTTTCTGACAGCACATCATTGGGCCATTTCAGCTGGATGGCGACGTCGGGCGCGACCAGCTTGATCGTATCAAAGGCAGCAAGCCCCGCGACGAAGGCGAGGGTCGATGGGGATGGGTCACTTGGCGATAGCTTTGCTATAGTGCTGGCGTAGAGATTGCCTAAAGGGCTGACCCAGTCCCGCCCCATGCGCCCACGCCCACCGCCCTGTTGATCGGCGCGAAGCCAAAGCCCTTCTGGCGCGCCCGCGGCAACGCGCGCCAGCAGATCGGCATTGGTGGAACCGGTAAGTGCTACCTGCTCGAACAAAATGCTCAGAACAAGGCTCCGGCAGCTTGTGCTGTGACCGCTCCGAGGACCGGGATGGCCAAATAACCCAAGGGAGAAACGACCAAGCCGAGTGCCCCGCCAGTCCAGCCCAAAATCTTGTCATCTGCGACATCAATGCTGTCGACGGATTCGTCGAAATACATCGTCTTGACGACCTTCAAATAATAGAAGGCTCCAATCACAGAGGCAGCAATACCGATAACCGCAAGCGGGAACAGCCCTGCAGCAATCGCGGCATTGAACACGACCAGTTTGCCATAAAAGCCGAACAAGGGCGGAATGCCGGCCAGGCTGAACATGAAAATTGCGAAGATGGCAGCAAGCGCTGGGCGGGTCTTCGAGAGCCCGGCAATATCCGCCATGCTCTCCTTCATCTCACCATCACGACCCTTCAACTGCATCAGACAGATGAAACCACCGAGCGTCATCGCGACGTAAATGGCGAGGTAAACGAGCATCGCCGCCACGCCCTGTTCTGTACCAGCAGCCAAACCTATCAGCAGGAAGCCGACATTGTTAATCGAGCTATATGCCAAAAGGCGCTTCAGGTTCTGCTGTCCGATGGCTCCGACCGCACCGATGATGATCGACATCAGGGCCACGACCATGACGATCTGCTGCCATGCCTGAACCTGGTTTCCGAAGGCTTCAACCACGATACGGATCAGAAGGGCACTTGCCGCGACCTTTGGAGCACTGGCGAAGAAAGCCGTTACCGGCGTCGGCGCGCCTTCATAAACGTCGGGAGTCCACATGTGGAATGGTGCGGCGCTGATCTTGAAGGCAAGCCCGGAAAGCACGAAAACCAGACCAAAAAGCAGGCCCATGCTCAGTTCGCCCGTCATCGCTGTGCCGATGGTTTCAAAGCTGGTCGAACCGGTGAAGCCATACAGCAGCGACATGCCGAACAGCAAGATGCCACTGGCGAGGGCGCCAAGGACGAAATATTTAAGCCCTGCCTCTGCCGAGCGGCCATCGTTACGGGCAAAGCTGGCGAGGACATAGGCCGCGAGGCTGTTGAGTTCGAGGCCGATGTACAGAGTGAGCAAGTCGGTCGCAGATACCATGACGCCCATGCCGACAGCGGCAAGGATAACGAGCACCGGATATTCGGCACGCATCGCACCCATTTTTTCAAGTGCCTTGGGTGCGATCATCAGCGAAATGGCCGCGGCGAAGTAGATCAGGATTTTGGCGAAGCTGCTGAAGGCGTCGGCGCGATACAGGCCTTCAAAGGCCGACGCATCGGTTCCAGCGCACAGATAGTGCACCGCATAGGCGCCTGCGCCAACGAGGGCGGCCACAGACAAGATGCTGACCAAACGGCCGGCTTCTTGCCGCCATGCAGCAATCAGCAGAAGGGCTAGGCTCGAGAAACTGAGGATCAGCTCCGGGCGGACCAAATAGAGAGAGGTTGAAAGGTCCATTAGTGTGCGGCCCCCTCTGGCCCAGAAACTTTAGCGTTCTCATGTTCGCTGCCATGCGTCTGTACGCGATATTTGGCGGTCGTCTTGTCATGTTCCTTGAGCTTGCTGTCGCCTGCGGGCGCTGCGCGCTCGATGCGGTCTACGATCGTCGCAACGTCGCGACGGATCGGGGCCAGGAAGCTCTCAGGGTAAACGCCCATCCACAGCACAGCCGCCGCAATCGGTGCCAATAGCCACAATTCGCGATTGTCGAGATCGGGCATCGCAGCTGCATCGGCATTCACCTGCTCACCAAAAGCCACGCGGCGATAGAGATAGAGCATATAGCCGGCACCCAGGATGATACCCGTGGTCGCAATCAGCGTCGCCCAGGTCGAAACCTTGTAAGCACCAGCCAGCGACAGGAATTCACCGACAAAGCCGCTCGTTCCCGGCAGGCCTACGCTCGCCATGGTGAACAGCATGAAGAACAGCGCATATTTGGGCATGTTGATGCTGAGCCCGCCATAACGGCTGATCTCTCGAGTGTGCAGCCGGTCGTAAATGACACCAACGCACAGGAAGAGCGCGCCCGAGACAAGCCCGTGGCTGAGCATCACGATGATGGCGCCTTCGATACCCTGCTGGTTGAAGGTGAACAGTCCCACCGTCACGATCGCCATATGCGCGACCGATGAATAAGCGATCAGCTTCTTCATATCGTCCTGCACCATTGCGACGAGGCTGGTGTAGACTACAGCAACCATCGAGAGGCCGAAGATCAACCAGATGAACTGCGCAGAGGCTTCGGGGAACAT
Proteins encoded:
- a CDS encoding biotin--[acetyl-CoA-carboxylase] ligase; translation: MFEQVALTGSTNADLLARVAAGAPEGLWLRADQQGGGRGRMGRDWVSPLGNLYASTIAKLSPSDPSPSTLAFVAGLAAFDTIKLVAPDVAIQLKWPNDVLSENGDKLCGILLERSGDAIIAGFGINLVSHPADIGRPVSDLRALGANPPEPQAVCEILADQFASWLQKWRQQPLANLLRAWEAAAHPKGTALRVSLPDGEQIDGLFAGLSDDGALSLRLADGAIRAIHAADIFLI
- the nuoN gene encoding NADH-quinone oxidoreductase subunit NuoN; amino-acid sequence: MDLSTSLYLVRPELILSFSSLALLLIAAWRQEAGRLVSILSVAALVGAGAYAVHYLCAGTDASAFEGLYRADAFSSFAKILIYFAAAISLMIAPKALEKMGAMRAEYPVLVILAAVGMGVMVSATDLLTLYIGLELNSLAAYVLASFARNDGRSAEAGLKYFVLGALASGILLFGMSLLYGFTGSTSFETIGTAMTGELSMGLLFGLVFVLSGLAFKISAAPFHMWTPDVYEGAPTPVTAFFASAPKVAASALLIRIVVEAFGNQVQAWQQIVMVVALMSIIIGAVGAIGQQNLKRLLAYSSINNVGFLLIGLAAGTEQGVAAMLVYLAIYVAMTLGGFICLMQLKGRDGEMKESMADIAGLSKTRPALAAIFAIFMFSLAGIPPLFGFYGKLVVFNAAIAAGLFPLAVIGIAASVIGAFYYLKVVKTMYFDESVDSIDVADDKILGWTGGALGLVVSPLGYLAIPVLGAVTAQAAGALF
- a CDS encoding NADH-quinone oxidoreductase subunit M, which encodes MNAAELPILSIMLAVPMIGALACLFARDEMARIIALTATLFNLLLGVWLWASYDPAGAQWQFVESAALFGPIGWKLGIDGISLLLIMLSVFLMPICIGASWRAVTERVGLYMASFLLMETLMIGVFAAQDLMLFYIMFEAGLIPMYLIIGIWGGKDRIYASYKFFLYTLLGSVFMLLAMLWMIQQAGTADIPTLLNHDFPPEAQTILWLAFFASFAVKMPMWPVHTWLPDAHVQAPTAGSVILAGVLLKMGGYGFLRFSLPMFPEASAQFIWLIFGLSMVAVVYTSLVAMVQDDMKKLIAYSSVAHMAIVTVGLFTFNQQGIEGAIIVMLSHGLVSGALFLCVGVIYDRLHTREISRYGGLSINMPKYALFFMLFTMASVGLPGTSGFVGEFLSLAGAYKVSTWATLIATTGIILGAGYMLYLYRRVAFGEQVNADAAAMPDLDNRELWLLAPIAAAVLWMGVYPESFLAPIRRDVATIVDRIERAAPAGDSKLKEHDKTTAKYRVQTHGSEHENAKVSGPEGAAH